One window of the Hippoglossus hippoglossus isolate fHipHip1 chromosome 9, fHipHip1.pri, whole genome shotgun sequence genome contains the following:
- the tfip11 gene encoding tuftelin-interacting protein 11 isoform X1, with translation MSMSHLYGRREEEEEGVEIESFEVTDWDLANEFNPERRRHRQTKDQATYGIWADRDSDEDERPSFGGKRSKDYTVPVSFVSAGLRKTEAEEKQQQKGEEDANDSEDDAPSAPSPPRSTAPKKLQMQANFRKNQAQRFAGGVHSGQGIGNWEKHTKGIGQKLLQKMGYQPGKGLGKNAQGIINPIEAKVRKGKGAVGAYGNERTKQSLQDFPVVDSEEEEEKEFQKELGQWRKDPAGPIGKKKPKYSFRTVDELKAKGKLAGRSTTVSAGELAQVKVIDMTGREKKVYYSYSQMSNKHSVPDEAPPSLSTRDQKGTGFALPELEHNLQLLIDLTEQDILQSARRLQHEKDVVVSLSHESRTLQTRLDAEQDSIQKMEAVLALVERFPSGETAPGEGPTLQECARIFETLQTDYYEEYKTMGLSDLAVAVVHPLLKERLCSWDPLKDSSYCLEDIGQWRAILETRELPSSGPDSNMDPYHRVLWEVWVPVMRTCVSHWQPRMVGAMVDCVEVWAPLLPLWILDNLLEQLILPRLQREVDNWNPLTDTVPIHSWIHPWLPLLQSRLEPLYPPIRSKLSNALQRWHPNDTSARLILQPWKDVFTPGAWEAFMVKNIIPKLALCLEELVINPHQQQMEPFHWVMDWEGMLSPSSLVSLLDKNFFTKWLQVLCSWLSNSPNYEEITKWYLGWKSMFSDVLLAQPLIKEKFNEALDIMNRAVSSGMGGYMQPGARENIAYLTQTERRKDFQYEAMQERRDAESVAHRGISTGGPTNFKDLIQTKAEENNIVFMPLVAKRHEGKQLYTFGRIVIYIDRGVVFVQGEKTWVPTSLQSLIDMAK, from the exons ATGTCCATGTCCCACCTGTATGGgcgcagggaggaggaggaggaaggtgtggAGATTGAGAGCTTTGAGGTGACAGACTGGGATCTGGCCAATGAGTTCAACCCGGAACGCCGCAGACACAGGCAGACCAAGGATCAGGCCACCTACGGGATCTGGGCCGACAGAGACTCCGATGAGGATGAGAGGCCGAGCTTTGGAGGCAAGAG ATCTAAAGACTACACCGTTCCAGTGAGCTTTGTGAGTGCTGGCCTGCGTAAGACTGAAgctgaggagaagcagcagcaaaaaggagaagaagacgcCAATGATTCTGAGGACGATGCTCCTTCAGCACCTTCCCCCCCTCGCAGCACTGCACCCAAAAAACTGCAGATG CAGGCTAATTTCCGCAAGAACCAGGCCCAGAGGTTTGCAGGAGGCGTTCACTCTGGACAAGGCATTGGTAACTGGGAGAAGCACACAAAGGGAATTGGTCAGAAGCTTCTGCAGAAAATGGGCTACCAGCCAGGCAAAGGCTTGGGCAAGAATGCACAAG GTATTATAAACCCCATTGAGGCAAAAGTTCGGAAAGGCAAAGGAGCAGTGGGCGCTTATGGAAATGAGCGAACGAAGCAGAGTCTCCAGGATTTTCCTGTGGTCGactcagaggaagaagaggaaaag GAGTTTCAGAAGGAGCTAGGCCAGTGGCGTAAGGATCCTGCCGGTCCCATTGGAAAAAAGAAACCCAAGTACTCCTTTAGAACTGTGGATGAGCTGAAGGCTAAAGGCAAACTGGCGGGGCGGAGCACCACAGTATCCGCCGGGGAGCTGGCACAGGTCAAG GTGATAGATATGactggaagagagaaaaaggtttACTACAGTTACAGCCAGATGTCCAACAAGCACAGCGTCCCAGATGAAGCTCCACCAAGCCTGTCCACTAGGGATCAGAAGGGAACTGGCTTTGCTTTGCCTGAGCTTGAACATAACCTGCAGCTACTGATAGACCTCACAGAACAGGACATATTGCAG TCTGCCAGACGTCTCCAGCATGAGAAAGATGTAGTTGTGTCCCTGAGCCATGAGTCAAGAACACTGCAGACCAGACTAGATGCAGAGCAAGATTCCATCCAGAAAATGGAGGCCGTACTGGCGCTGGTGGAGCGTTTTCCTTCTGGGGAAACTGCACCTGGGGAGGGACCCACCCTGCAG GAATGTGCCCGGATCTTTGAGACCTTACAAACAGATTATTATGAAGAATACAAGACAATGGGATTGTCAGACTTGGCTGTAGCAGTTGTTCATCCGTTACTCAAAGAGAGACTTTGCTCTTGGGACCCACTTAAG GACAGCTCTTATTGTCTGGAAGACATCGGCCAGTGGAGAGCAATCCTTGAAACTCGAGAACTCCCTTCCAGTGGCCCAGATTCAAATATGGACCCTTACCACAG AGTGTTGTGGGAAGTGTGGGTCCCAGTGATGCGGACCTGTGTGTCACACTGGCAGCCTCGTATGGTCGGTGCGATGGTGGACTGTGTAGAGGTGTGggctcctcttctccccctgtGGATCCTGGATAATCTTTTGGAGCAGCTGATCTTACCCCGACTGCAGCGAGag GTTGATAACTGGAACCCTCTAACTGACACAGTGCCCATCCACTCCTGGATCCACCCATGGCTGCCTCTGCTCCAATCACGTCTAGAGCCTCTGTACCCGCCCATCAGGAGCAAACTGTCCAACGCATTGCAACGATGGCATCCCAATGACACGTCGGCCCGCCTCATCCTGCAACCATGGAAAGATGTTTTCACTCCAGGTGCATGGGAGGCCTTTATGGTGAAAAACATCATTCCGAAATTAG CTTTGtgtctggaggagctggttATCAACCCTcaccagcagcagatggagcCATTTCACTGGGTGATGGACTGGGAGGGCATGCTGTCCCCCTCCAGCCTTGTGTCCCTGTTGGACAAAAACTTCTTTACTAAATGGTTGCAG GTGTTGTGTTCATGGTTGAGCAACAGTCCCAACTATGAGGAAATCACTAAATGGTACCTTGGATGGAAAAGCATGTTCAGTGACGTCTTGTTGGCACAGCCACTCATAAAAGAGAAGTTTAATGAAGCTTTGGACATCATGAACCGTGCAGTGTCTTCAGGCATGG GTGGATACATGCAACCTGGTGCAAGGGAGAACATTGCATATCTCacgcagacagagagaaggaaggacTTCCAGTATGAAGCAATGCAGGAGCGCAGGGATGCGGAGAGCGTGGCTCACAGAGGCATCAGCACCGGTGGTCCAACCAACTTTAAAGATCTGATCCAGACCAAGGCAGAGGAAAACAATATTGTCTTTATGCCCTTAGTGGCCAAACGGCATGAGGGCAAACAGTTGTACACATTTGGACGAATCGTCATCTACATTGATAGAggggttgtgtttgtgcaggggGAGAAGACTTGGGTGCCCACCTCATTGCAGAGTCTGATAGATATGGCCAAGTGA
- the tfip11 gene encoding tuftelin-interacting protein 11 isoform X2, translated as MSMSHLYGRREEEEEGVEIESFEVTDWDLANEFNPERRRHRQTKDQATYGIWADRDSDEDERPSFGGKRSKDYTVPVSFVSAGLRKTEAEEKQQQKGEEDANDSEDDAPSAPSPPRSTAPKKLQMANFRKNQAQRFAGGVHSGQGIGNWEKHTKGIGQKLLQKMGYQPGKGLGKNAQGIINPIEAKVRKGKGAVGAYGNERTKQSLQDFPVVDSEEEEEKEFQKELGQWRKDPAGPIGKKKPKYSFRTVDELKAKGKLAGRSTTVSAGELAQVKVIDMTGREKKVYYSYSQMSNKHSVPDEAPPSLSTRDQKGTGFALPELEHNLQLLIDLTEQDILQSARRLQHEKDVVVSLSHESRTLQTRLDAEQDSIQKMEAVLALVERFPSGETAPGEGPTLQECARIFETLQTDYYEEYKTMGLSDLAVAVVHPLLKERLCSWDPLKDSSYCLEDIGQWRAILETRELPSSGPDSNMDPYHRVLWEVWVPVMRTCVSHWQPRMVGAMVDCVEVWAPLLPLWILDNLLEQLILPRLQREVDNWNPLTDTVPIHSWIHPWLPLLQSRLEPLYPPIRSKLSNALQRWHPNDTSARLILQPWKDVFTPGAWEAFMVKNIIPKLALCLEELVINPHQQQMEPFHWVMDWEGMLSPSSLVSLLDKNFFTKWLQVLCSWLSNSPNYEEITKWYLGWKSMFSDVLLAQPLIKEKFNEALDIMNRAVSSGMGGYMQPGARENIAYLTQTERRKDFQYEAMQERRDAESVAHRGISTGGPTNFKDLIQTKAEENNIVFMPLVAKRHEGKQLYTFGRIVIYIDRGVVFVQGEKTWVPTSLQSLIDMAK; from the exons ATGTCCATGTCCCACCTGTATGGgcgcagggaggaggaggaggaaggtgtggAGATTGAGAGCTTTGAGGTGACAGACTGGGATCTGGCCAATGAGTTCAACCCGGAACGCCGCAGACACAGGCAGACCAAGGATCAGGCCACCTACGGGATCTGGGCCGACAGAGACTCCGATGAGGATGAGAGGCCGAGCTTTGGAGGCAAGAG ATCTAAAGACTACACCGTTCCAGTGAGCTTTGTGAGTGCTGGCCTGCGTAAGACTGAAgctgaggagaagcagcagcaaaaaggagaagaagacgcCAATGATTCTGAGGACGATGCTCCTTCAGCACCTTCCCCCCCTCGCAGCACTGCACCCAAAAAACTGCAGATG GCTAATTTCCGCAAGAACCAGGCCCAGAGGTTTGCAGGAGGCGTTCACTCTGGACAAGGCATTGGTAACTGGGAGAAGCACACAAAGGGAATTGGTCAGAAGCTTCTGCAGAAAATGGGCTACCAGCCAGGCAAAGGCTTGGGCAAGAATGCACAAG GTATTATAAACCCCATTGAGGCAAAAGTTCGGAAAGGCAAAGGAGCAGTGGGCGCTTATGGAAATGAGCGAACGAAGCAGAGTCTCCAGGATTTTCCTGTGGTCGactcagaggaagaagaggaaaag GAGTTTCAGAAGGAGCTAGGCCAGTGGCGTAAGGATCCTGCCGGTCCCATTGGAAAAAAGAAACCCAAGTACTCCTTTAGAACTGTGGATGAGCTGAAGGCTAAAGGCAAACTGGCGGGGCGGAGCACCACAGTATCCGCCGGGGAGCTGGCACAGGTCAAG GTGATAGATATGactggaagagagaaaaaggtttACTACAGTTACAGCCAGATGTCCAACAAGCACAGCGTCCCAGATGAAGCTCCACCAAGCCTGTCCACTAGGGATCAGAAGGGAACTGGCTTTGCTTTGCCTGAGCTTGAACATAACCTGCAGCTACTGATAGACCTCACAGAACAGGACATATTGCAG TCTGCCAGACGTCTCCAGCATGAGAAAGATGTAGTTGTGTCCCTGAGCCATGAGTCAAGAACACTGCAGACCAGACTAGATGCAGAGCAAGATTCCATCCAGAAAATGGAGGCCGTACTGGCGCTGGTGGAGCGTTTTCCTTCTGGGGAAACTGCACCTGGGGAGGGACCCACCCTGCAG GAATGTGCCCGGATCTTTGAGACCTTACAAACAGATTATTATGAAGAATACAAGACAATGGGATTGTCAGACTTGGCTGTAGCAGTTGTTCATCCGTTACTCAAAGAGAGACTTTGCTCTTGGGACCCACTTAAG GACAGCTCTTATTGTCTGGAAGACATCGGCCAGTGGAGAGCAATCCTTGAAACTCGAGAACTCCCTTCCAGTGGCCCAGATTCAAATATGGACCCTTACCACAG AGTGTTGTGGGAAGTGTGGGTCCCAGTGATGCGGACCTGTGTGTCACACTGGCAGCCTCGTATGGTCGGTGCGATGGTGGACTGTGTAGAGGTGTGggctcctcttctccccctgtGGATCCTGGATAATCTTTTGGAGCAGCTGATCTTACCCCGACTGCAGCGAGag GTTGATAACTGGAACCCTCTAACTGACACAGTGCCCATCCACTCCTGGATCCACCCATGGCTGCCTCTGCTCCAATCACGTCTAGAGCCTCTGTACCCGCCCATCAGGAGCAAACTGTCCAACGCATTGCAACGATGGCATCCCAATGACACGTCGGCCCGCCTCATCCTGCAACCATGGAAAGATGTTTTCACTCCAGGTGCATGGGAGGCCTTTATGGTGAAAAACATCATTCCGAAATTAG CTTTGtgtctggaggagctggttATCAACCCTcaccagcagcagatggagcCATTTCACTGGGTGATGGACTGGGAGGGCATGCTGTCCCCCTCCAGCCTTGTGTCCCTGTTGGACAAAAACTTCTTTACTAAATGGTTGCAG GTGTTGTGTTCATGGTTGAGCAACAGTCCCAACTATGAGGAAATCACTAAATGGTACCTTGGATGGAAAAGCATGTTCAGTGACGTCTTGTTGGCACAGCCACTCATAAAAGAGAAGTTTAATGAAGCTTTGGACATCATGAACCGTGCAGTGTCTTCAGGCATGG GTGGATACATGCAACCTGGTGCAAGGGAGAACATTGCATATCTCacgcagacagagagaaggaaggacTTCCAGTATGAAGCAATGCAGGAGCGCAGGGATGCGGAGAGCGTGGCTCACAGAGGCATCAGCACCGGTGGTCCAACCAACTTTAAAGATCTGATCCAGACCAAGGCAGAGGAAAACAATATTGTCTTTATGCCCTTAGTGGCCAAACGGCATGAGGGCAAACAGTTGTACACATTTGGACGAATCGTCATCTACATTGATAGAggggttgtgtttgtgcaggggGAGAAGACTTGGGTGCCCACCTCATTGCAGAGTCTGATAGATATGGCCAAGTGA
- the srrd gene encoding SRR1-like protein isoform X2 codes for MSDTGDEWQVARRRKGAARKSKTHQGCSASTCSQEQLDVEKTVKRIRDAASELRCEDFWQEWKGLLLAAGSTSRSKPPEDKDSEDPTEQLEEDREDRQCQQLESVCYGLGSFSSCAAARYQLAALLLLLDAAQIPLEDCYVYDPVFSTGERDVLRKLGLTVLTKNEEGKRLATKPTLFFLMHCGKALYNNLLWKNWRKQSLPSMTIIGNSFNSMRDRAIDREFERDYSYISQAVGVCEERQLPCPPRFTDVFSDTAVITFPASGVNRLPQATWAESPEPQYQHCSDLEIIRRQTQS; via the exons ATGTCAGACACCGGAGATGAGTGGCAGGTTGCCCGGCGACGAAAAGGCGCAGCGCGGAAGTCGAAGACACATCAGGGGTGTTCAGCCTCAACGTGCAGCCAGGAGCAGCTGGATGTGGAGAAAACTGTCAAACGAATCAGAGACGCAGC GTCTGAGCTGAGATGTGAGGATTTCTGGCAGGAGTGGAAAG GCCTGTTGCTGGCGGCAGGATCGACATCCCGCTCCAAACCTCCAGAGGACAAGGACTCTGAGGATCCCactgagcagctggaggaggacagggaaGACAGACAATGTCAGCAGCTCGAGTCTGTGTGTTACGGCCTcggctccttctcctcctgcgcCGCGGCTCGTTACCAGCTTGCCgcgttgctgctgctgctggatgcaGCACAG ATTCCACTGGAGGACTGCTACGTTTATGACCCTGTATTCTCCACTGGAGAGAGGGACGTACTGAGAAAGCTGGGTCTCACTGTACTCACAAAAAATGAG GAAGGGAAGCGTTTGGCAACCAAGCCCACCCTCTTTTTcctgatgcattgtgggaaagcCTTGTACAACAACCTTCTCTGGAAGAACTGGCGCAAACAATCTCTTCCTTCGATGACCATCATTGGAAACAGCTTTAACAGCATGAGGGACAG GGCGATCGACAGAGAGTTCGAGCGGGACTACAGCTACATCAGCCaggctgtgggtgtgtgtgaggagcgACAGCTGCCTTGTCCACCCCGCTTCACTGACGTCTTCAGTGACACGGCAGTCATCACCTTTCCTGCCAGCGGTGTGAACAGACTCCCACAAGCCACCTGGGCAGAGTCACCCGAACCACAGTACCAACACTGCTCTGATTTGGAGATTATACGAAGGCAAACACAGAGCTGA
- the srrd gene encoding SRR1-like protein isoform X1 produces MSGRLPGDEKAQRGSRRHIRGVQPQRAARSSWMWRKLSNESETQRLSPCVTLLLCSLYRSELRCEDFWQEWKGLLLAAGSTSRSKPPEDKDSEDPTEQLEEDREDRQCQQLESVCYGLGSFSSCAAARYQLAALLLLLDAAQIPLEDCYVYDPVFSTGERDVLRKLGLTVLTKNEEGKRLATKPTLFFLMHCGKALYNNLLWKNWRKQSLPSMTIIGNSFNSMRDRAIDREFERDYSYISQAVGVCEERQLPCPPRFTDVFSDTAVITFPASGVNRLPQATWAESPEPQYQHCSDLEIIRRQTQS; encoded by the exons ATGAGTGGCAGGTTGCCCGGCGACGAAAAGGCGCAGCGCGGAAGTCGAAGACACATCAGGGGTGTTCAGCCTCAACGTGCAGCCAGGAGCAGCTGGATGTGGAGAAAACTGTCAAACGAATCAGAGACGCAGC GCTTGAGTCCCTGTGTAactctgcttctctgctccCTGTACAGGTCTGAGCTGAGATGTGAGGATTTCTGGCAGGAGTGGAAAG GCCTGTTGCTGGCGGCAGGATCGACATCCCGCTCCAAACCTCCAGAGGACAAGGACTCTGAGGATCCCactgagcagctggaggaggacagggaaGACAGACAATGTCAGCAGCTCGAGTCTGTGTGTTACGGCCTcggctccttctcctcctgcgcCGCGGCTCGTTACCAGCTTGCCgcgttgctgctgctgctggatgcaGCACAG ATTCCACTGGAGGACTGCTACGTTTATGACCCTGTATTCTCCACTGGAGAGAGGGACGTACTGAGAAAGCTGGGTCTCACTGTACTCACAAAAAATGAG GAAGGGAAGCGTTTGGCAACCAAGCCCACCCTCTTTTTcctgatgcattgtgggaaagcCTTGTACAACAACCTTCTCTGGAAGAACTGGCGCAAACAATCTCTTCCTTCGATGACCATCATTGGAAACAGCTTTAACAGCATGAGGGACAG GGCGATCGACAGAGAGTTCGAGCGGGACTACAGCTACATCAGCCaggctgtgggtgtgtgtgaggagcgACAGCTGCCTTGTCCACCCCGCTTCACTGACGTCTTCAGTGACACGGCAGTCATCACCTTTCCTGCCAGCGGTGTGAACAGACTCCCACAAGCCACCTGGGCAGAGTCACCCGAACCACAGTACCAACACTGCTCTGATTTGGAGATTATACGAAGGCAAACACAGAGCTGA